Genomic DNA from Nonomuraea rubra:
AGCGCGCTGTTGACCATGTCCTCCAGCGCCTTCTTGTCCTCGCCCTTGGCCGCCGCGGCCTTCTCGCGCAGCAGGTCCTGCACGGCGGGGACCGGGGTGACGTACTGGATGTACTCGTCCAGCTCGGCGGCCACGGCGGGCTGGTAGAGGTAGTCCATCAGCATGAGGGCGTCCACCGGGTTGGCCGCGCCCTTGGGGATGAGCATGTTGTCGGTCCAGATCGTGCCGCCCTCGGCCGGCACGACGAACTTGACCGGCTCGCCGGCGAGCTGCCGCTGGAACACGTCGCCGGACCAGGCCATGGTCAGCCAGACGTCGCCCTTCGACACGGCGTCGATATACGACTGATCATAATATTTCCGCACAATTCCGGCGTCGCGCTGGGCCTTCAGCTTCTCGCCGGCCTTGTTCCAGTCCGCCTCGGTGGACTTCTCCGGGTCGATGCCCAGCGCGATCATGCCGAAGTTGGCGATCTCCTGGGCGTCGGCCATCATGCCGACCCGCCCCTTGTACTTGGGGTCGAACAGCGACTCGATGCTGGTGATCTCGTCCTTGACGTACTTGGTGTTGTACGCGATGCCCGTCACCCCGGAGGTGTACGGCACCGTGTACTTGTTGCCCGGGTCGTACGAGCGCTCCTTGTACTTCTGGCCCGCGTTGGCCTGGAAGTTCGGCAGCTTGGACTGGTCGAGCGGCACCGCGTAGCCCAGCTCGATCATGTGCTGGAGCTGGATGCCGTTCGTCATGACGACGATGTCGTAGCCCAGCGACTGGCCGGCGCGCAGCACGGGGTCGGCCTTGCCGAAGAACTCGGCGTTCTCCTGGATGACCTCCTTGTACTCGTACGCGATGCCGGTGTCCTGCTTGAACTTCTCCAGCGGGCCCTTGTCCTCGGGCATGTACTCGGGCCAGTTGGCGAAGACGACCTTGCCGTTCTTCTTCTGCTTGGCCCAGTAGTCGGCGACGGCGTCGGCCTTCGGCGGCGCCGCCTTCTGCCCCTGCACGCCGCAGGCGGCCAGGGCGAGCCCGGCGGCGGAGTAACCGGCCAGGCGGAAGACGTCACGACGGGTGCGGGGCTGCGTCATTCCACGCATGAAGGGGTTCATGGGGTGCTATCAACTTCCAATCACGTACGAGTGCTGCGCCTGCCACGACAGCCAGACGGAGTCGCCCCGCTCCGCCGTCGCCGTGGCGTCGTGCGCGTTCTGCTGGAACACGGTGACCTCGGCCCCGTCAGCGAGCCCCACCGCATAGCTGTTATACGTGCCCAGATACACCACTTCGGCCACGGTGCCGCGCACGGCGCTCAGCCCCTGGGCGGGCTCCTCCGTGCCGATGGTGATCTTCTCGGGCCGCACGGTGACCGTCACGTCGCCGTCGTGGCCGGGCACCAGTACCCTGCCGCCGCCGACCTTCAGCTCGCCGCCGGTCGCGGCGCCGGCGAGCAGGTTGGAGGTGCCGATGAAGCCGGCCACGAAGGCCGTGGCGGGCCGTTCGTAGATCTCGCGCGGGCCGGCGAGCTGCTCGACCACGCCGTCGTTCATGACGGCGATGCGGTCGCTCATGGTCAGCGCCTCGCTCTGGTCGTGCGTGACGTACACGAAGGTGATGCCGACCTCGCGCTGGATGCGCTTGAGCTCGATCTGCATGGCCTGGCGCAGCTTGAGGTCGAGCGCGCCGAGCGGCTCGTCGAGCAGCAGCGCGCGCGGCCGGTTGACCAGCGCCCTGGCCAGGGCCACGCGCTGCTGCTGGCCGCCGGAGAGCTGGCGCGGCATGCGCCTGCCCCGGTCGGCGAGGTCGACGATCTCCAGCATCTCGCCGACCCGCCGGTCGATCTCCGCCTTCGGCGTCCCGCGCTGCTTGAGCCCGAACGCCACGTTGTCCCTGACGCTCATGTGCGGGAAGAGCGCGTAGGACTGGAAGACCATGTTGACGTCGCGCTTGTTCGGCGGGACGTTCGTGACGTCCTGGCCGTAGAGCTTCACCAGGCCCTTGGTGGGCGCCTCGAAGCCCGCGATCATCCTCATGGTCGTGGTCTTGCCGCAGCCTGACGGGCCGAGGAGGGAGAAGAACTCGCCCTCCTCGATGGCCAGCGTCACGCCCTTGACTGCCTGGACGACCTCGCCATGCGAGTGATACTCCTTGACGACGTCCGCAAGCTCAATCGCACTCAGCCCGGTCATTTCCAGGTTCGTTCCTTGCCGCTATTCGCCGATGTAGTGCATGACGTGCTTGACCCTGGTGTAGTCGTGCAGACCGAACACCGACAGGTCCTTGCCGTATCCCGAGTGCTTGAAGCCGCCGTGCGGCATCTCCGAGACGAACGGGATGTGCGTGTTGACCCAGACCACGCCGAAGTCGAGCCGGTTCGACATGCGCATGGCGCGGCCGTGGTCGGAGGTCCAGACCGAGCCGCTCAGGCCGTACTTGACGTCGTTGGCCTTGGCCAGGGCGTCGGCCTCGTCGGTGAACGTCTGGACGGTGATCACGGGGCCGAAGACCTCGTTCTGCACCATCTCGTCGTCCTGGCGCAGCCCGTCCACGACGGTCGGGGCGAAGAAGTAGCCCTGGTCGCCGACGCGGTGACCGCCCGTGAGGACCTTGGCGTGCCCGGGGACCCGGTCGATGAAGCCCTGGACCCTGGCGAGCTGGTTCTCGTTGTTGAGCGGGCCGTAGAGCGCGTCCTCGTTGCTCAGGTCGCCGGTGACGGTGCCGGCGGCGGCCTCGGTGAGCGCGGCCACGAACTCGTCGTGCACGCTCTCGTGCACGAGCACCCGGCAGGCGGCCGTGCAGTCCTGGCCGGCGTTGTAGAGGCCGGCGGTGGCGATGTCCCCGGCGGCCTTGCGCAGGTCCTTGACGTCCTCGAAGACCACGACCGGCGCCTTGCCGCCGAGCTCCAGGTGCACGCGCTTGAGGTCGTCGGCGGCGCTCTTGGCCACCGACATGCCCGCGCCGACCGAGCCGGTGATGGCCACCATGGCGGCGGTCGGGTGGCTGACCACCATGGCGCCGCTCTCGCGGTCGCCGGTGACGACGTTGAAGACGCCCGCGGGCAGCACCTCGCCGAGGATCTCGGCCAGCTTCAGCGTGGAGACCGGGGTGGTGTCGGACGGCTTGAGCACGATCGTGTTGCCGGCCGCCAGCGCCGGGGCGATCTTCCAGACCGCCATCATCATCGGGTAGTTCCACGGCGTCACCTGGCCGACGACGCCGATCGGCTCGTGCCTGATGACGCTGGTGTGCTCGGCCAGGAACTCGCCGGCCGTGGGGCCCTCCAGCGTGCGCGCCGCGCCCGCGAAGAAGCGGAAGTGGTCGGCGGCGACCGGCGTCTCGTCCTCGGCCATGCGGGCCCGGGGCTTGCCGGTGTTGCGGCACTCGGCCTCGTTGATCTCATCGGCCCGGGCGTCGATCGCGTCGGCGACCTTGAGCAGCAGGTTGGCCCGCTCGCCCGGGGTGGTCCTGCCCCACGATTCGAACGCGGCGGCCGCGGCGGCGAAGGCGGCGTCGATGTCCTCCTGACCCGAGACGGGAGCCTGGACATAGGCCTCACCCGTGCACGGATCGATAATGTCGGAGAATCGGCCGCTCTTGGCGTCCACGAACTCACCGTTGATGTAGTTCTGCAGACGGGTGGTCATTCGCCCTCCTTCGTCGGTCGCATGACCATGGTGCTGTGTCTGATGATTGCCTCGACGAGCTCGGTCATGGGATGACCTCCTCGTGGAGTGGGCTGAGATGCCGCGACTCTGACAGAGCAGATGCATCGCGACAAGGGATTTCGTGGTGAAGATATCAAATTGCTACGAATTCGCTTGACAGACCGCGAAGAACTGACAACATGTCGCACCAGGACGGCAACCCGGCGGGAACGCCCCCGTAACGCCGGACCGCTAGGAGGAATCCGCTCACATGACGACGCCGCCCCGCGTACGCCGGAACAGCGCAGGCCCCGGCGGCCCGGTGGTGCTCGACGACCTGTCCAAGCAGATCATCGAGCAGCTCCAGGCCGACGGGCGCAAGCCGTACGCGGCGATCGGGAAGGCCGTCGGCCTCTCCGAGGCGGCGGTGCGCCAGCGGGTGCAGCGCCTCCAGGACGCCGGTGTCATGCAGATCGTCGCGGTCACCGACCCGCTCACGCTCGGCTTCCCCCGGCAGGCCATGATCGGCGTCAACTGCGAGGGCGACCTGGAGAAGGTGGCCGACGAGCTGGCCGGCATCGAGGAGATCGACTACGTCGTGCTCACGGCCGGCTCCTTCGACGTGATCGTGGAGGTGGTCTGCGAGGGTGACGGGCACCTGCTGGAGATCCTCAGCAAGATCCGCGCCATCCCCGCCGTACGGGCCACCGAGTCGTTCGTCTACCTCAAGCTGCGCAAGCAGACCTACTCCTGGGGCACCCGCTAGCCGACCCGGGCGACCGCCCGCACGGGCGAGCCGTCACCTCCGGCGATCCGCAGCGGGAACATCGACACCTCGACCTCCCGCTGCCCGATCAACCGGTCGAGGCCGCACAGGTTCTCGGCGATGACCGCGTGCGCGCGCAGCAGCGCCTCGTGCGCCGGGAAGGCGTCGGCAGGCGTTGGATCCACGCTCAGGGCGTCGATGCCGACCGTCCGCACTCCCCGCTCGACCAGCAGCGACGCCGCCTCCGCGCTGAGGAACGGGTGGTCCTGGCTCCCGAACGGCCACCCGGTGGCCACCAGCACGATCACCCCCGGGCTCACGTGCTCGAACAGCTCGGGACCGATCGGCGAGCCCGGCGCGCGCCCCATGGCGTCCACGACCGCGGCGGGCCCGTGGAAGCGTTCCAGCGGCAGCTCGTCCAGCGTGGGCAGCGAGCCGTCGAGGTGGTACGGCGCGTCCACGTGGGTGCCCGAGTGGGAGCCCAGGTGCAGGCCCAGCACGTTGACGCCATCGCGGGCCACGGTGAGCGCCGGGCCGATCGAGACCTCCGGGTCGCCCGGATAGACGGGCATCCCGGTCTCGATCGGCACCGACAGGTCGAGCAGCGCCATCAGGTCACCGGCTCCACGATCGGCAGCACCGGCGTGTCGGCCGAGCGGACCAGGCGCGGCCCGTCAGGCCCGTAGACCTCGCGCGGCTCGGGGAAGAGCGCCAGCAGCGCCAGGTAGAGCAGCCCGGCCACGGCCAGCCCGACAGGGAGCGAGATGTCGATCCCGCTGGCCAGGTTCCCCAGCGGCCCGACGAACTGCCCGGGCAGGTTGACGAACATCAGCGCCAGCCCGGCGGAGACCAGCCAGGCGCTGAGCCCGCGCCAGTTCCAGCCGTGCGTGAACCAGTAGCGGCCGCCGCGCTGGCGCCGGTTGAACACCTGCAGCGCCTCCGGGTCGTACCAGCCGCGCCGCGTCACGTAGCCGAGCATCATGATCACCATCCAGGGTGCCGTACACGTGATGATCAGTGTGGCGAACGTGGAGATGCTCTGCGTGAGGTTCGCCGCGAACCGGCCGATGAAGATGAACACGATCGACAGCGTGCCGATGAACACCGTGGCCTGGACCCGGGAGAAGCGGGGGAAGACGCTGGAGAAGTCGAGGCCGGTGCCGTACAGGGAGGTCGTGCCCGTGGACATGCCGCCGATCAGGGCGATGAGGCAGACGGGCACGAAGTACCAGCCGGGCGAGACCGCCAGCAGGCCGCCGACGTAGTTGGGGGCGGCGGGGTCCACGTACTCGGCGGCCTTGGCGGCGATGATCGAGGCGGTGGCCAGGCCGAAGAAGAACGGCAGGATGGTGGCGGCCTGCGACAGGAACGCCGCCGCCATCACCCGCCCGCGCGGGGTGCTCGCCGGGATGTAGCGGGACCAGTCGCCCAGGAAGGCGCCGAACGAGACCGGGTTCGACAGCACGATCAGGGCCGCGCCGATGAACGAGGGCCAGAACAGGGCGTCGCCCGGCTTCACGGCGCCGGCGTACGACGGGTCGAAGTCGCCGGCGAAGGCGAACACTCCCAGCACGAACAGCAGTGATGCCGCCGCGACCGCGATCTTGTTCACGAACAGCATGAACCGGAAGCCGTACACGCAGACCACGAGCACGAGGACGGCGAAGATGCCGTACGCGACCCCGTACGAGAAGTCGGTGTCCGGCAGCCCCACCAGCCGGTGGGCGCCGCCCACGAGCGCGTCGCCCGACGACCACACCGAGATCGAGAAGAACGCGATCGCGGTCAGCAGCGACAGGAACGAGCCCACGACCCGGCCGTGCACGCCCAGGTGCGCGGAGGAGGACACGGCGTTGTTGGTGCCGTTGAGCGGCCCGAACAGCGACAGCGGCGCCAGGATCAGCGCCCCCGCCACCAGCCCGAGCACGCTGGCGGCCAGGCCGTGCCAGAACGACAGGCCGAACAGGATGGGGAAGGCGCCGAGCACGCACGTCGCGAACGTGTTGGCGCCGCCGAAGGCGACCCTGAACAGGTCGACGGGGCGGGCGGTGCGGTCGGCGTCGGGGATGCGCTCGACGCCGTAGGTCTCGATCTCGGTGAGGGAGCCGCTGCTCATGTCTTCTCCTGGAGCGCCAGCAGGCTGACGAGGTCATAGGCCACGTGGGAGGCGGCGATCGAGGTGATCTCCGCGTGGTCGTAGGCGGGGGCCACCTCGACCACGTCGGCCCCGATCAGGTTCAGCCCGGCCAGGCCGCGCAGGATCTCCAGCAGCTCGCGGCTGGTGAGCCCGCCGGCCTCCGGGGTGCCCGTGCCGGGGGCGTGCGCGGGGTCGAGCACGTCGATGTCGATGGACAGGTACAGCGGGCGGTCGCCGACCCGCTGCCGCAGCAGGTCGATCACCTCGTCCAGCCCGCGCCGCAGCACGTCGGCCGCGGTCACGATGCCGAACCCGAGCCTCCGGTCCTCCTCCAGGTCCTTCTTGCCGTAGAGGGAGCCCCTGATGCCGACGTGGCTGAGCGCCTCGGTGTCGAGAACGCCCTCCTCCACGGCCCGGCGGAAGGGGGTGCCATGCGTGTACTCGGCCCCGAAGTAGGTGTCCCACGTGTCGAGGTGCGCGTCGAAGTGCACCAGCGCCACGGGGCCGTGCTTCCTGGCCGCCGAGCGCAGCAGCGGCAGCGCGATCGTGTGGTCGCCACCGATGGTGACCAGCCTGGCGTCCAGGTCGTCGGCCGCGCCCTCGATGGTCTCGATGGCCGCGCCGATGTCGAACGGGTTCACCGCGATGTCCCCGGCGTCGGCGACCTGCACCTGCTCGAACGGGGACACGTCGAGGCCGGGGTGGTAGGGCCGCAGCAGCCGGGACGCCTCCCGTACGGCGGCGGGCCCGAACCGGGCGCCGGGACGGTAGGAGACGCCGGTGTCGAAGGGCACGCCCACCACCGCCACGTCCGCCCGTTCCACCTGGTCGAGGCGGGGCAGGCGGGCGAAGGTGGCGGGGCCCGCGAAGCGCGGGACCTTGCTGGAGTCGACGGGACCGAGGTTCATGCGCCTCAGTGTTCGTCACGCCTCTGACCTGCGGCAATTGTGGTCGTCA
This window encodes:
- a CDS encoding polyamine ABC transporter substrate-binding protein; translated protein: MRGMTQPRTRRDVFRLAGYSAAGLALAACGVQGQKAAPPKADAVADYWAKQKKNGKVVFANWPEYMPEDKGPLEKFKQDTGIAYEYKEVIQENAEFFGKADPVLRAGQSLGYDIVVMTNGIQLQHMIELGYAVPLDQSKLPNFQANAGQKYKERSYDPGNKYTVPYTSGVTGIAYNTKYVKDEITSIESLFDPKYKGRVGMMADAQEIANFGMIALGIDPEKSTEADWNKAGEKLKAQRDAGIVRKYYDQSYIDAVSKGDVWLTMAWSGDVFQRQLAGEPVKFVVPAEGGTIWTDNMLIPKGAANPVDALMLMDYLYQPAVAAELDEYIQYVTPVPAVQDLLREKAAAAKGEDKKALEDMVNSALMFPSEADYAKLRSYTQLTTQQEQVFNPIFQSITQA
- a CDS encoding ABC transporter ATP-binding protein, translating into MTGLSAIELADVVKEYHSHGEVVQAVKGVTLAIEEGEFFSLLGPSGCGKTTTMRMIAGFEAPTKGLVKLYGQDVTNVPPNKRDVNMVFQSYALFPHMSVRDNVAFGLKQRGTPKAEIDRRVGEMLEIVDLADRGRRMPRQLSGGQQQRVALARALVNRPRALLLDEPLGALDLKLRQAMQIELKRIQREVGITFVYVTHDQSEALTMSDRIAVMNDGVVEQLAGPREIYERPATAFVAGFIGTSNLLAGAATGGELKVGGGRVLVPGHDGDVTVTVRPEKITIGTEEPAQGLSAVRGTVAEVVYLGTYNSYAVGLADGAEVTVFQQNAHDATATAERGDSVWLSWQAQHSYVIGS
- a CDS encoding gamma-aminobutyraldehyde dehydrogenase, encoding MTTRLQNYINGEFVDAKSGRFSDIIDPCTGEAYVQAPVSGQEDIDAAFAAAAAAFESWGRTTPGERANLLLKVADAIDARADEINEAECRNTGKPRARMAEDETPVAADHFRFFAGAARTLEGPTAGEFLAEHTSVIRHEPIGVVGQVTPWNYPMMMAVWKIAPALAAGNTIVLKPSDTTPVSTLKLAEILGEVLPAGVFNVVTGDRESGAMVVSHPTAAMVAITGSVGAGMSVAKSAADDLKRVHLELGGKAPVVVFEDVKDLRKAAGDIATAGLYNAGQDCTAACRVLVHESVHDEFVAALTEAAAGTVTGDLSNEDALYGPLNNENQLARVQGFIDRVPGHAKVLTGGHRVGDQGYFFAPTVVDGLRQDDEMVQNEVFGPVITVQTFTDEADALAKANDVKYGLSGSVWTSDHGRAMRMSNRLDFGVVWVNTHIPFVSEMPHGGFKHSGYGKDLSVFGLHDYTRVKHVMHYIGE
- a CDS encoding Lrp/AsnC family transcriptional regulator; protein product: MTTPPRVRRNSAGPGGPVVLDDLSKQIIEQLQADGRKPYAAIGKAVGLSEAAVRQRVQRLQDAGVMQIVAVTDPLTLGFPRQAMIGVNCEGDLEKVADELAGIEEIDYVVLTAGSFDVIVEVVCEGDGHLLEILSKIRAIPAVRATESFVYLKLRKQTYSWGTR
- a CDS encoding cyclase family protein, translating into MALLDLSVPIETGMPVYPGDPEVSIGPALTVARDGVNVLGLHLGSHSGTHVDAPYHLDGSLPTLDELPLERFHGPAAVVDAMGRAPGSPIGPELFEHVSPGVIVLVATGWPFGSQDHPFLSAEAASLLVERGVRTVGIDALSVDPTPADAFPAHEALLRAHAVIAENLCGLDRLIGQREVEVSMFPLRIAGGDGSPVRAVARVG
- a CDS encoding purine-cytosine permease family protein — protein: MSSGSLTEIETYGVERIPDADRTARPVDLFRVAFGGANTFATCVLGAFPILFGLSFWHGLAASVLGLVAGALILAPLSLFGPLNGTNNAVSSSAHLGVHGRVVGSFLSLLTAIAFFSISVWSSGDALVGGAHRLVGLPDTDFSYGVAYGIFAVLVLVVCVYGFRFMLFVNKIAVAAASLLFVLGVFAFAGDFDPSYAGAVKPGDALFWPSFIGAALIVLSNPVSFGAFLGDWSRYIPASTPRGRVMAAAFLSQAATILPFFFGLATASIIAAKAAEYVDPAAPNYVGGLLAVSPGWYFVPVCLIALIGGMSTGTTSLYGTGLDFSSVFPRFSRVQATVFIGTLSIVFIFIGRFAANLTQSISTFATLIITCTAPWMVIMMLGYVTRRGWYDPEALQVFNRRQRGGRYWFTHGWNWRGLSAWLVSAGLALMFVNLPGQFVGPLGNLASGIDISLPVGLAVAGLLYLALLALFPEPREVYGPDGPRLVRSADTPVLPIVEPVT
- the speB gene encoding agmatinase, with amino-acid sequence MNLGPVDSSKVPRFAGPATFARLPRLDQVERADVAVVGVPFDTGVSYRPGARFGPAAVREASRLLRPYHPGLDVSPFEQVQVADAGDIAVNPFDIGAAIETIEGAADDLDARLVTIGGDHTIALPLLRSAARKHGPVALVHFDAHLDTWDTYFGAEYTHGTPFRRAVEEGVLDTEALSHVGIRGSLYGKKDLEEDRRLGFGIVTAADVLRRGLDEVIDLLRQRVGDRPLYLSIDIDVLDPAHAPGTGTPEAGGLTSRELLEILRGLAGLNLIGADVVEVAPAYDHAEITSIAASHVAYDLVSLLALQEKT